DNA sequence from the Oryza brachyantha chromosome 5, ObraRS2, whole genome shotgun sequence genome:
TGGTGGCTGTATGTTGTACGAGACCGAATCAGTATATCGTGCGGCCGTGTCACTGTGTTCGAGTAGGAGTCGAATAGAATTTCGACGACATAAATAGGTACTGATTAGTATGTCTTTGGTGTGTTTTcgtgagatttagaattagaaattttgagagattttagttgttgattctaggtcaacaattttgagagtgttgttggtgcactttgtaaatactagttgaagcaataaagttcagatcattcaatctacgttttgtgattttatctactggtgattttctACATCccgacgatctgatcggcggcacAGGAGTGACGCGATTAAGTTAATCTCAGAAACGGCATAAACAGATTGGCGGCGGCATAGGAGCGGTGTCATAGGTAATATCAGGAACGACGTAACCAGaagtaatcttttatttccgctaaaagatttttgggttttggttctaCCTACCATttacccccctctggtagacGTGGTTAACTCTGTTTTGATCctacatattaattttatatagtttgtagtgatctaaaagttaaagctaaaatataaaattcggTGAAAAagttccaaaatcaactttaaatttagaattaaaaaattaaattatgacttataagtataaacatatgtgaaaagatgagagtgTAAAACCACACACAAGTGTAAATAAATCCACGTCCCTGGGGTCATCCAGCAGAATAGGTGCCGGTGTGGACAACAAAATCTGAATCTGATTCTGCTGTCGTACAAGAAACCCATAGCTATTACTTCGTACGTTAAGCAAGAGCATCATGCATTAGGACATTTGCAAGTGTTGTTTCACAGGGAAAAGGTGTTGCATTTTGTTAGTATGTGAGCCTTTTGCTGTTCGGTAGCTTGGATCATTTGAGATTTACCTTTGTAATCCTTGTCCCGTAGCTGATCCAAAATTGAAAAGGATTCCGTAATATGTGGAATATGGCCTTTAGGATCCTTTGGCCTGTAGAGCGGTTACCAGTTGGATGGCTGAAGAGCACAGAAAACCTTGGtgtatactccctccataattttttatatacgccgttaacttttaggtacacgtttgactattcattttattcaaaaaagttatataattattaattattttgttataatataatttattattatagaaagtttaattatgtattataatttttcatatttggatataaattttgaataagacgaatggtcaaacatgattctaaaaatcaacgatgtcatacataaaaaatatggagggagtactacatTAAAGCATTTGTAATATATCAACCACTCCCcactcttctcttctccattGTGTAGCATCACCTTACATTGTGTTctgttcttctcttctcctaaAACCAAAGGATTTTTATTAGTAAGAGCACAGAGGGCTAAAAGATCAGTAGTAGTAGAAAGGTTATAAGGTGTTCTTCAGTCTTCAAcatttcctctctcttctgAAAGCATGTGAAAGGTGTTAAGTTCTGAAGCAACTCCAACCTGAGGTTTTCTTGAACTCTACTCAGACTCATGGAGATCAAGAGCAAGCCATGGAACATGTTGTTCCTAGTCTTCCTCGGGCAGCTAGTCTCCTTTTCCATGGCAGTATGCAGCTTTGTCACATCTGAGATTTCTAGCCTCGGTACTgaataattcatttttctcaTAGGTATAATCCatccaaaattcatatatagagATGAAGCTTGGTGATCGTTTGCAGGAGCCGATGCACGACTTACACAGTCATTCTTTTCGTACCTGCTGCTGGCTCTAGTTTATGGAGCAATTCTCCTGCATCGACAACAAAAGTTACTAGTAAGCATGGTTGCACAAGAACAAATCTTCAATTGTCACCATGACTCATAAATGATAGACCACAACTTGCTGATTTGTTTGTCTGACATGCAGATACCATGGTATTGGTACCTCGCCCTGGTCTTCATCGATGTCCAGGGAAATTGTCTAGGTCAGTGCATTATGCATGATAAAGTTTTAACTTCTGTAAATGCTTCACTTATCTGAATAATTACCATTCCAAAACCTGTGTTTTAGCGATCAAGGCATACCACTACTCATACATAACCAGCGTAAACTTGTTGAACTGTTGCACCATCCCATGGGTCATGATCCTCACCAGGTTTGCACTAGGGACGAGATATTCTTTCTGGCAATTTGTAGGAGCAGGGACTTGCATGGCTGGACTTGCCCTGGTACTCCTCTCAGACTCAAATTATTCAGATATGCAGGGTAAGTATGTAATTCTAGTTGCTCAGATGTGAATTAAATGTGGTTTTCTGTAATCTAATCTTAGAAGAAATGGCAAGGGTAACAATATAGGATGTGATGGGAACAAAAGAAACTCCATGAGCACTATGAGCAGGCAGTGTAGAGTCTGATTTCTAGAGCAAAGTTAATAAAGGTTGTAATCTAAGAATAACCTAATTTTCTGCAGATGCAAGTAAAAGACCACTTTGGGGGGATGCCCTTATCATTGCTGCAACATTTTGTTTTGCGTTTAGCAACGTCGGGGAGGTTAGTGATGTCAAATTGATATAAACACTGTAATCACTAACATGCATGCCAATATCTCAtgatttgaataaaaaaacttctacCTATGATATGTAGGAATACTGTGTCAAGAATAAAGACAAAATTGAATTTGTTGCAATGCTTGGAATACTCGGGATGCTTGTCACTGGAATTCAGCTGTATCCTTTCTCTGATGTCATATGCTGAAAACTAGCATGATTAGGTTCCAGTTGTATAGTTATTTTTGTCCTGTCATTAGTTTAATAATCACCACAATCTTTCTGGAACAAAAATCTCATGAAGCAAAGTTTCATGTTGGCCTAAATAAATAGACCATAGATCTCTTTTCGAGAGGAAGAATATAGAGGCAATTAATTGGTCTCCAACGATGGTAAGAAACTAAATTCAATACCATACAACTATtttattaatcatgtacttcTTGATTCGATCAACAAGAAAAACTCATCCCTTCTCTTTGTTCCAGATAAGTCTCTTCATTGGATTTGCAGTAGCATCTTTAGTGTTCAGCACCATTACCCCTTGTGTTCTTAAGGTTAAGTTTCTGCAAGCTATCCagacttcagagttcagactaACCATTTTAGTGATGAAAGTTGCGATCTGATTGGTCAACCCATATGTCTTATGAGTCATAGAAATAAGAAGGAAACaactaaaactatttttatgggtacaacttttttatgcatattATTCACAgtttaaaaggaaataacaaaattgttACTACCAAACAGTTATGTAGATATGAACCCCATCGCCAAGTACTAGTTCAGAAAGACCAACAACTATAATTTAGTCATTCCCCACTTAGCCATTCTGATAGCCCACCTCTTGCAGATGAGTGGAGCAACTATGTTTAACCTCTCACTTTTAACAACTGATGTTTGGGCAGTTATCATTCGAGTTTTCCTCTATCATCAGCAGGTGAAAATTTTGCAGTTATGAATATGTAAGGATAAAGGTGATCTAGTATGGACCAACATTGTTTTGTGCAACCGCAGGTAAATTGGCTCTACTATCTAGCATATGCAGTGGTACCCATAGGATTGATCATTTACTCCATGAAGTAAGTCAGATTCAACTCTTTAtcacttcaaaaaaaaaaagtcagatTCAACTCTTTCTCAAAGTGTGTACGAATACATCACTCAATTTACTCAAACCTAATGTAATTTATTGCATTTGATCTATGAAGTGAGAGTTCAGATGATGAGAAAGCTCCAAGTACAATGGAAACTGAAACTCAGTACGAACAACTTTCGTGAGAGTAAACTGGTGGTGCTATTTGGAGAAggcaaagaagaagaagaaagagaacaTCATGAAGATCACATATGTTAATGGGTTAATGAAGAAAAGTAACCTCCAGATAAtggaacatgttttttttttttggaaaacagATGTAATGACATAATATATGTGAAATACTGCAACCATGGATTTGTGAAACAGGAACTGGCCCTTAAACTTGAAGTAGTACTTTCCCCAATTAGGCCACGGTCGGGAGTGGGGGTGAGGACGGTTAGTTGTCCGGTgcgaaaaacgtagcaatagattaatatatgattaattaattataaattataaaaaatataaaatagattaatatgattttttaaaagtacttttcctataaaaaattttgtaaaaaagtacaccatttaacagttcgggaagagtacgcgcgaaaaacgagggaatctgGGGTAAGAAATAGGAGGGCCAAACATGGCCTTAATGTGAGACATTTTGTTGTGTGCCAGGAAATGTTGCTTATTTGTTTGTTAGAAACTAGTATGGTGGCCTGCGAATATTGCGCAACTAGCATCGTTATAAATTATAGCTATATGAGtctcttatcttgataataattacttcttaattatttaattcaaatttaaatttttctaaattatatttttttttcacgtaaCCCCTTTACATGTATTCTAAACTGTACCtaaactctttttttataatatttaatttatatttcaaattttagatacttctaaattgtatttataaattgactCCTTCtcttagttttaaattttttttagatgtttccaaattgtatttattgaTGGACACtttcctcaatatcaattattttaaaatttttaatccaagatttgaatttttctaaattgtatttacacattgaaactttttattatttttctgaaattGTAATTCTAATCTAATTCTTTTTAACTGGACTTTTAGatgtttccaaattgtatACTCTTCCtcaaagtcaaatatttaaattttttaatccaagaattagatttttcttaactttattacacatggacatttttatttttttattttaaattctaattaatatagGATTTTCTAGCCCTTGAATTGAATGTGGTGGTTTAttttcctattactttatGTATAATATTACGTAGGGTgatcattatcttttctttttttattccaaaaaataaacacgttcttttttctcctaaaaaactCCTTGTCCaatcaaaaaaatcattatcttttcttttgttatctcttattttccttcgaCGGCtcgataaaattttttttctttccttgtccgttccaaaaaatcattatcttttctttcgattccaaaaaattcaaaaatcacgttcatttttatccaaaaaatcatgatttttttcatcttatatTCCCTTCCTTATCcgattctaaaaaaaatattatcttttttatctcttattttccttcaaCCGCTCGATCCAAAAAAACctgatttgttttctttccttgGACGACAATGGCGCCGATTAACAAAAAACCCCTGATTGTTTCCCTTTGCTCGTccgattcaaaaaaaaaatattttctttttttatctcttattttccttcaaCGGCTCGATCCAAAAAAAAccctgatttttttctttccttgtctgatccaaaaaaaatcattaatttttttcgatttcaaaaaatatccaaaataGTCGCgttcttttttatcaaaaaatgatgttttttCTCCCCAAAAAACTTCTCGTCCGATCCAGAAAATCattatcttgtttttttctcatattttccTTCCATTAATGTGGGATTTTCTAGCCCGTAAGAGTAAACATGGTGCCTCCTTTTCctattcttttatatatatatatatatatatatatatatatatatataatagataatcaaattatttttgggaaTTGGAGACTAGCATGTGCgtgttaacaccaaatttgataaaattccTTATTAGATTCGGATAATGAAAGGCGTAATTACCGATGAAAATTTTAgccggaagagttcgaattcaacagTGAATCGCAAATACCAAGACATGCcaactttttatctattaatcatAAAGACCAAGGCAATTACCGATggaaattttaggattttttctttatctccaagagagttagagtccgatcgagacttattatttctttttgtctATTAGAAAACAGTGTCGTATTCAATAGGAACATAGGATttattatttccttttatctattaggaatcGTGTGATGTGTTCGATATGGACTCATATCCACCTGTAGGTATAAAcctggggtcattgtaaatcatctgcATCCACATAATATAAATCAATTACTTGCCATGGCAGTGGCAAATTGTTAAAGCCACTTataaaagtggcaaatagttaattttccCTCGTCATCCTCCTCACCGAGGTTTATTACCGGCGAAACTTGACACTTGACGCatggctgcatcgtctcgatctccggcggaggggtaagtcatACGTTTCGCCAGCTATGGTAAttgtatcggctagattagagctgtctcggttcggttcgATCTTCTGATCTGCTTGTACGGTTGCTAGTTAAcgtatcagtttcagtttAGGTTACTCCtatatcttgagttgatctggtcgactaCTTTGAGTAATTTACGtcgatttgatatttgctatttgacaaaTTCTATCTCGTACtatctcggttcagtccgatcaatTAGACTgcatttatcaaatagtttatattgggttgatgtatcttgctcattgttttatcgcaGTACcaaccgataagttatcagtcatcaaCTCATAGGCTTGaaagcaatctagatctgtttagtttctggcctgacattgctaggtgtaatcttgaactatctcggtttggtccaatcttatatgattattcctagtaatttaggctagatattttatagatcttggttgattGTTAGTTGGTTATAGCCGATAAGTCATTGCTGGTCtgcatgtttgttttatttatatcaatagagtagctgaCTGACTTAATATGTTGTTTCTACACCAATCGGCTCTATTTAGATCAGTAGTTATTTTCCTGCATCGGCTTATAAgtattacatgcaagttggtttcagccgatcgtaacacatgattcattgtttatttaattattcaagtctatttttattaagtttctAGCTGATCCAAGCTTTTAACAGCTGATTGCtcagcctatcggctaaccatcACCGCATCAACGTCCGATCGGTTggatttttttgttacctatTGGCTCGACAGTCAATCGAcatattttattcttcatcttatcAGTTGTATGATTAAACTGACTGGGACACCCGCgtattttaagaatttaggtcatgCACTACAGCGATCTAAGGACTCTCAGACCTTCGTGTGTGATATGTTAGCCATCAGCTTTTGACATCATAGGTGCATTATATTCAAGTGCAAAGAAATAGAATAGGGTGAACTAAGCCAAAGTGTAGGCCAACTCCAATTTCCCATACCATGTTTGAGTCTTTGGAGGTGCTCATAAGGGTAGGGTTTATATGCGTGTGTTCTTAGGGAAAAATACATGCGCTGTGAGCATCTGTGTTATACTGTGTTCTCGAAAACAAGACCATGTGTGTGAATAGTTCATACATTTTAGTGGAAAGAACTTCCTCGGGCTTAATTAAGCCCAATACGCATTTGAGGAGTTCGGCCAGACTAACCCCATCCAGGATAGCATTCAAGAATCAAAAGCTTTCAGGACTTAGCCCATTATGAATTTGTGATGGGCTGGTCTAATTAAGCCCACCAGGTTGGCCATCCAAGCAAAAGGATCAAAGGCTAACCCAACAATAaaagcttgattttttttaccgtgcccttttctaccttttttttctcatacttTAAAGACACAAGCAGTGTTCCGTGTCCACTGAATTTGAGTGGCAATtgtaacaaaaacaaactgCACTTCAGACTTAAGGTTGAAATGCATGCTAGACACATCTAAGCTTTATGTCAAATCGGCGTTTGTCCGATGCGTAGGACAAGTTTTGATGTTTTAGCCGGTTATTACGTATGTTGACATTTCCTCGATAACGAAAATGCTGTCACCGTTTTATCACCAACAACTAGCCGAGAAGAGAACTCCATTATTATTCATTCAGTGTGTCAAATGGTGACAACACATCGCCCCGTCCCTGTgtcttttccatttttttcccaagGGACAAATCATATTTGTACGAGCTACGCGCTCATTCGCTTAATAAGGACTCCGTTCGTCCTATATAAACAAACATACGATTAGATGCTTGAAGCGACACATATTAATATTATGAATGTTATGGATGACAGATCCACCAactctattatatttttatcttacaAACTACTTAAttaagtataaaatattataaaatagtcctatattagttttattttttatcaataaaatacaAGTTGCTCTAGAAAATACTagcatgcatataatttatatttctctGTAGCCAAACACATGTATTTAgctattttaacataaaaaactATCCACATGTAATTAACAGCCTCAACAGCATTTGCCAATCTATCTATATTATTCTAGAAGAAGATATTATTCATACATagttacattatttttatggaATTTAATGGTGTTTGTATTTTCTGTTGGGTGCGAACAGAAACAGGTATGAATGCGTTTATGCACCTTAGACATAAATGAAATAAGTATATCTGTTGATaggatctatttttttatatttacaaatcatATCAGAGTCGTAGCACTAGCATGCGTAACATTTAGGTTtaggttttgtttgttttgagaTGGAGAAGATATAAAAGTGTATGTGTAGTGAAGTATGTAACATTTAGGAAGTATGTAACATTTAGGTttagatttttgtttattttgagaccGAGAAGATAAAAAAGTGCAGTACATGTGTAGTGACCGGTGAATTTACATGAAGAATGAAGAAAGGAAGGCAAAAGACCGTAGATACGCCTATCACAAGATGCTCCAGCTTTGTCGCTGACAGTACCTTTTGATGCCATCTGCTTTTCAAACAGTGCGCCCTCGTGACAAATGGCTCAATAATTACAAGCGTCCCGGAAACCGCGACGCACGCACAGTGGGGGAGCGCGGGGACACGACGCACACCGGCCGGCCCCCGAAACAACAATGGAGATAGATGTCTCAGCTATAAATCGAAACCTGTGCTCAGAATGTCTCCACATCGACGGCTCTGCCCCTGCACGTCACGTGTGTGCGCAGGCCGGCCTCGGCGCCCTCCCCTCGGCCCGTACGACGCCGAGAAATGAAGGgggttggtgaaatgaaagtTTTTTCATGTCATATTAGATGTTCGACTGAATGTTGAAAGAAGTTTTggataagaataaaaaaaaacaaaattcacGGCTGGCATGTAAAccatgagatgaatcttttgagtctaattaatccgtcattagcgtatgtaggttactgtagtacttatgactacttatgtactaattagacttaaaggattcgtctcacgatttctcacataactgtgcaattagtttttcggtttatctatatttaataccctatttagatatctaaaaatttgatgtgatgtttttgggcgaaaatttttggaaactaaactgGGCCTTCGTGGTCGTACGAATCGCGTGGATGCCCGTAGCCAGCGAGCGATGGCGCAGACGCAGCCGGCAGTGGTGGCCACAGCAAGTTGGTATAGTGGAGTGCTGGAGTCTAGTGGTACTCTcctagagatggcaatgggACCCGTGATCCGAGACCCGATGGATATTTACTCTATTAGGGTACGGGTATGAGCTAAATGCATTACCCCTGGATAAGTAAATGGGTAAATACCTTCACCCAATGGGTACGTGGGTATGAGAACGTTCCTATGATACCCATACCCATTTACCCGCGGATAATAAATAACCGGAAGCCCAAATGAACATTTTGGCCTATGTGTGAAATTAGGTTAGCCCAATATGAAACCCTAGCTATTTAAGCCTTAacccatatatgaaattacgTTATTGTCTACTACTTAAGCACTACTTGATGGGATTTATGTTATTATGTGACTGATACGGATGCCTTGTCGTTGCTACAATTGGATCAAAAcattttgtgttatttttattgtcatgtcaaatttgACGGGTAAATGGGCGACCCGCGGGTGAGGCTTACCCAGACGGGTACGGGTATGGAGAAATTTTTATACCCGTGGTGGGTATGGGGATTTTGGTGGGTCTAAATTTCAATGGTGGGTATGAGTATAGGGTACAATACCTGATGGAtatttacccattgccatccctataCTCTCTCAGTCCCACGAacaagtgtattttttaccgattttatatttaacgtTTGATAGTCcgatttatttgaaaaaatattattaatatttttattactattagatgataaaatactaatagactttatttatgattatttttactttttaaaaaattaaataaaataaacgacataaaaatttataaatataattatattgggACGAAGGCATCAGTAGTTAAGCTTTTGCTTCAAACCGATCGAGCCTAGGCGTCCACTGTTCCGAGGTCAACCAGCGCGTCGTATCCTCGGCCCAGCGATCACAGTGCGCCGTACCGTCACCGCTCACCAAATGGCGCAAATGGACCAGCGGCCCACCGCCCCGGGAACCAAACAGCGAGGCGTCACCTTCTGGCGCGACCCCGCGATGGATGGGGCCAGTCCCCAACCCGGATGGAAGGACGCCCGTGCGCGATGCCGCACATGGCCGATCAGAGCAGAGAAAAAAGCATGTGTTGCTGGTTAGCCGAGACACCGATACCTACTCCTCGTCCACGTCCAGCCAGCCTAGACGGCCGACGGATCACACGGATCGCGTAGGCGTAGCTAGCTCCTTCAGCTCGTGCGATCATCAACTTGCACGCACGGCTGCGCGCGCGTGTGCCGCCGCAGCTAGCATGCGAGCGGTTTCTTTGTCTGATAGCTTaggctttgtttagttcttaaaatttttttaaaaaaatattacgtcgaatttttgaacacctaaataaaacattaaacatagatgaaaaaaactaattacatattatgtaagaaatcttgagacgaatcttttgagcctaattagtctatgctTAGCCaaaagtgctatagtaaccaacatatactaatgacggattaattaggtttaaaagatttgtcttgcaGTTTCTAGGTTAAccgtaaaatttgtattttcattCGTATCTTCCAATATccgataaaatatttaacgtgatatttctcccaaaaattttctcgagCTAAACATCACCTTAGCTTTAGCTAGGTCCTAGGCCGGCCGGGCCGGGTCGCTGTGATGTGAGTGAGGCGCGCACAGGCCGCTGCGTCCCGTCTCGTTCAGAAAAAGTCTCGGCGGAAATCGCCGCTCGCGCGCCGATCgatcatgctgctgctgctttcgCTGTCTCCCCTGTCAAGTTGAAGCTACCGGCTCCTGTCCGTGGGCCACACGACATAATAATGAGGATGACGATGAACATGGTTACATGGAAAGTGTgagagatgatgatgatgacgatgcGTCGTCCATCGCTTCGCTTCGACCGAGCGCACCCGTGCGTCCTCGCTGCCGTTCGTGTCAGACTCCACTACGGTTCACCGGCAAAACGACAGTCGGTCTACTTTACCGGTTTCATCCACCTTTGAGACAACTACTGTAGGAGTAGAAGTTCTTTCGTCGTTTCCAGAACCGGGATTGAAGCGATTCCTGCGTgctacaattttatatatgtgtttaaaatACTCCGTAACTCAAATAGACTCATCTATGTTTTGACAGCGAGGATGATGGTCTCGGGCCTACAACAGAATGGGGTCATTATCCTCCTCCCACGAGAAACATCATGTCAAGGTTGTCAAGCCATAAATACCTCTATCATATTCACGAATCACAATTCATGTGAGGTCCGGAGCCATCCCATCGTATTCGTTTCATATCGCGTCATTTTAGGTACCATATTGCCATAGCTGCGGACTAGTTTAGGTTCGGCCACGAGAGTGCGAGTTGGCGACCGTGTTGGTTCCTCACAGTGACAGACGGTAAACGTCGCAAGTGACAGATGATGACGACGAGCTGCTTTAGCCGGTGTTGCGCACTCCCTTCCTACACTGTGCCCACCGTCGTGCCTAGCGCCAAGCAGGGATCCGAATAACAAGCTCGGGTCACGGTGGTTTGTGCACGGTCGGTCGGCCGCCAAACGATTGTCGTGCCTTGCCACATGACTTTGACCGCGAGCTAAACACGAGCATATACAGTACATATTTTTCCTTATTAAGTATTTGAGTTATTCAATTATTCATTTACTtcacaattaatatttatcgGGTGCTTATATAACTACTATAGTGTTGTGTTTGTATAGGGTCCTCAAAAACTTCAAATTGTTCTTGctcaaaataaaactataaaataaatcatgataaaaaaattacaaaatcaaGTCtagaaaaagttttaaatttaaattttagctaaacagTTGTACCAGCGAAACCATGGGAGCCACATACTCCATGAATGCTGATGAAATATTTTAACGTTTGAAAGGAGTCGTCCGTATTCCTATAGAAACAAGGTTTCCGAATTCGCAACGTTGcaatgcttgcttgcttggtaTGGTAGATGCTGCTTGTGCTTATGTAGGAGTAGGACGACATGCTGTATCTGAATGTGACGCGGACTGTGGAGCTGCGTCAGAGAACAGCGTCTGGTCGATCGAGCGGCATTACGCCACTATCCTTGATCAGGACGGGGAAATTATCGTgggcagggcagggcagggcagggcagCCAAAAGCAGCCCATGGTTTTCTCTTGGGACGGACTGGTCAACTACAGCGGATCGTCCTGGtgaagttgcaacttgcaacttGGAAACCTAGGCCCTATTttgttcccaatttttttttcaaaaatataacattaaatctttggatgTTTAAATAAaggattaaatatatatgagtattaatactaattatacggttatggagaaaattatgagacgatcttttgagcctatttaagtacataattagccataagtgctgtagtaaccaacatgtacgattaattagactcaaaagattcgtctcacggtt
Encoded proteins:
- the LOC102707123 gene encoding solute carrier family 35 member F1-like isoform X3, whose product is MEIKSKPWNMLFLVFLGQLVSFSMAVCSFVTSEISSLGADARLTQSFFSYLLLALVYGAILLHRQQKLLIPWYWYLALVFIDVQGNCLAIKAYHYSYITSVNLLNCCTIPWVMILTRFALGTRYSFWQFVGAGTCMAGLALVLLSDSNYSDMQDASKRPLWGDALIIAATFCFAFSNVGEEYCVKNKDKIEFVAMLGILGMLVTGIQLSLFERKNIEAINWSPTMVNWLYYLAYAVVPIGLIIYSMNESSDDEKAPSTMETETQYEQLS
- the LOC102707123 gene encoding solute carrier family 35 member F2-like isoform X2 → MEIKSKPWNMLFLVFLGQLVSFSMAVCSFVTSEISSLGADARLTQSFFSYLLLALVYGAILLHRQQKLLIPWYWYLALVFIDVQGNCLAIKAYHYSYITSVNLLNCCTIPWVMILTRFALGTRYSFWQFVGAGTCMAGLALVLLSDSNYSDMQDASKRPLWGDALIIAATFCFAFSNVGEEYCVKNKDKIEFVAMLGILGMLVTGIQLSLFERKNIEAINWSPTMISLFIGFAVASLVFSTITPCVLKVNWLYYLAYAVVPIGLIIYSMNESSDDEKAPSTMETETQYEQLS
- the LOC102707123 gene encoding solute carrier family 35 member F1-like isoform X1, whose amino-acid sequence is MEIKSKPWNMLFLVFLGQLVSFSMAVCSFVTSEISSLGADARLTQSFFSYLLLALVYGAILLHRQQKLLIPWYWYLALVFIDVQGNCLAIKAYHYSYITSVNLLNCCTIPWVMILTRFALGTRYSFWQFVGAGTCMAGLALVLLSDSNYSDMQDASKRPLWGDALIIAATFCFAFSNVGEEYCVKNKDKIEFVAMLGILGMLVTGIQLSLFERKNIEAINWSPTMISLFIGFAVASLVFSTITPCVLKMSGATMFNLSLLTTDVWAVIIRVFLYHQQVNWLYYLAYAVVPIGLIIYSMNESSDDEKAPSTMETETQYEQLS